One window of the Sciurus carolinensis chromosome 8, mSciCar1.2, whole genome shotgun sequence genome contains the following:
- the Opn1sw gene encoding short-wave-sensitive opsin 1: protein MNTMSEEEEFFLFKNISSVGPWDGPQYHIAPVWAFRLQAAFLGFVFFAGTPLNAIVLVATLRYKKLRQPLNYILVNVSLGGFIYCMFSVFVVFVNSCHGYFVFGRHVCALEAFLGSAAGLVTGWSLAFLAFERYIVICKPFGNFRFSSKHAVVVVLATWIIGVGVSIPPFFGWSRFIPEGLQCSCGPDWYTVGTKYRSEYYTWFLFIFCFIIPLGLICFSYAQLLRTLRTVAAQQQESATTQKAEREVSRMVVVMVGSFCVCYVPYAALAMYMVNNRNHGLDLRLVTIPAFFSKSSCVYNPIIYSFMNKQFRACIMEMVCRKPMTDESEVSSSQKTEVSTVSSSKVGPN from the exons ATGAACACAATGTCAGAAGAAGAAGAGTTTTTTCTGTTCAAGAACATCTCATCGGTGGGGCCCTGGGATGGGCCTCAGTACCACattgcccctgtctgggccttcCGCCTCCAGGCAGCTTTCTTGGGCTTTGTCTTCTTTGCCGGGACACCACTCAATGCCATAGTGCTGGTGGCCACGCTGCGCTACAAAAAGTTGCGGCAGCCACTCAACTACATTCTGGTCAATGTGTCCCTAGGGGGCTTCATCTACTGCATGTTCTCTGTCTTTGTTGTCTTTGTCAACAGCTGTCATGGATACTTCGTCTTTGGCCGCCATGTTTGTGCTCTGGAGGCCTTCCTGGGCTCTGCAGCAG GTCTGGTGACAGGTTGGTCACTGGCCTTCCTGGCCTTTGAACGCTACATTGTCATCTGTAAGCCCTTCGGCAACTTCCGCTTCAGTTCCAAGCATGCAGTGGTGGTGGTTCTGGCTACCTGGATCATTGGTGTTGGTGTCTCCATCCCACCCTTCTTTGGCTGGAGCCG GTTCATCCCTGAGGGCCTTCAGTGCTCCTGTGGTCCAGACTGGTACACTGTGGGCACCAAATACCGCAGTGAGTACTACACCTGGTTCCTCTTCATCTTCTGCTTCATCATACCTCTCGGCCTCATCTGCTTCTCCTATGCTCAGCTGCTGAGGACCCTCAGAACT GTGGCAGCTCAGCAGCAGGAGTCAGCTACAACTCAGAAGGCCGAACGGGAGGTGAGCCgcatggtggtggtgatggtgggatCCTTCTGTGTCTGCTATGTGCCCTATGCTGCCCTGGCTATGTACATGGTCAACAACCGCAACCATGGGCTTGACTTACGGCTTGTCACCATTCCTGCCTTCTTCTCGAAGAGCTCTTGTGTCTACAATCCCATTATCTACAGCTTCATGAATAAGCAG TTCCGAGCTTGTATCATGGAGATGGTGTGTAGGAAGCCCATGACAGATGAATCTGAGGTATCCAGCTCCCAGAAAACAGAAGTTTCCACTGTCTCTTCTAGCAAAGTTGGTCCCAACTAG